Part of the Juglans regia cultivar Chandler chromosome 14, Walnut 2.0, whole genome shotgun sequence genome, AGAACCCTTGTATGAAGTAAGCGGAAGCTACTATATTCCTTAACAAGCCCATGTAGTATACACTCCCCCCACCTCCGCCCCCCAcaaacttggaaaaaaaaaaacaaaaaaactagtAACAATgggaaaaaagaataaatatatatatatatatgaaattgatgGAGCAGAGAACAACACTCAGTTCTTTCATCCATTTTGTCGGTTGATGCCTTTAACGCCTTGATTCATCTCCAAATACCTCTGTGTTGCAAATTGGGCATATCTGTCAAATACACGGTAGATAAAGATCAGCCAAGGGCATGAGTATTGCAAATCTAGAAATCTGAAAAACAATCAGCTTTTATGAAATCATTTATACCCACCTTGTTAATGCTAAGCCATTTGCTGATGCATTCACTATGGTAAACATGCTTGCACGGCAGTTTTATTTGCCGGTCACCTCTTTTGTACCTCATCTGGCATATAACACATCTGCACCCAAGCAATGCCATTATGAGCAGTTGAACGGCTATAAATCCAATATTACAAAGTGGGGAAAAagccaattgaaaaagaaaatagtgcaTCCAGTAACTACATTCTGAAGTTGCAGAAAAACCTCTAATAACTACAAAAAGTAGAAAATGGATGAACTGAAACCAATACCACCACATGGGAGGAGCTTAAGGACAATATTAAGGTCAAAGTTTCTTTGGAAATCAGACTTAGCTTCTTGCAATAAATAGATGGCATCACCTGATCCTTGCCTCTTTTAGAAAGAAGGTAATCCCTACTCACtattttaatctcaaatcatATTCTAATGTAGTTACTTCTGAAATAGGTACTCATCATGATACCCCCCTATACTGAGTAGTGAGTGTATGTGGtatatgggatctcacattgcttgggagggaAAAAGGTCTTGTTCTTTATGATAGTTCCAATGGGGTtccaattgtaccattgactagtcattttagagtataggtttagatgtggcttgggcttCCCTTGGGGTGTTACACTATCCTCCACAATACACTTTTGACGCAATTTCACAAATATGTGCATCCCAACACTTTGTTGCAAATTTACCATTAAAAACAGCCTGAGTAAAAATCCATTTGTTTGGCCATGTAATTCCaacaatttttacataaaattgttttcatcaATGATTCTCTACCATAAGAAGCTTAGTCGCCGGACACTTAGTTACTGTTGTTTCTGGAAAATCAAAACCATGAGATGcaagtttaatattaaaatcatgaACAGGGGGACAACTATGAGATGCAGCTGATGACACCGGCACCAATATAGCCCCCTAATCAAACAAATTTGCTGATGCTGAACCCATGGATGCATGGCATGGTATAAGAATGAGTTACTGTACTTCACATGTTAAACCAGTCAAATTccgagtaaaaaaaataaaaaatccacacCATGTTAGCATCGTTGCACCAGATACCAGACTGGTCAAGCAGAACGTCAAGTTCTATGATGTGGTTAATATCAagtctaaaaataatttgctgTCCATGGACTATTACAAAAATTTCTCAAACAATTGCTTCcaacataatttttctttttggcaagAAAAGAAGCCTTATTttggattaagaaaaaaaaatctgtttgcTAACAATGTAAACTCACATATAAAATAGAGGCATATGACAgaaatgtttatctattacacgactTCCTGGAACTTCTGGTAAGAAACATTCAAATgcagataatatttttgttgcccagagagggagaaaacaaatattcacttaaaatatgaagacaactaaaagaaatggaagatgGGTCACACTTGCAAGTTTATTGCTACAGGTGAACGAAAATTGCCATTATTAAACAAAGCATCTTTCGATCAGAATTACCTCTCTCTCGATTTCTTTGTTGAGAAGAAGTTTTTGAATTTGTACTTGGAAGTTGGAAGCAAACTAATAAGTTCATGAGAAAGACCTCGACTTTGAGTTCCAACCACATCACCTAAGTCAAGTAGCTCCTGCAGAACAGAGCACAATTAACGTGCTCCCATTATGATTTCCTAATAATTATCCTACTAAAGAAACATCAACATGCAAAGCACCAACCAAGTTTCAATTCTAATTACATGAACTCATTTTAAACTTATTCCAGGTTTTCAATCATAAATCATACATTTGTTAGGACATCTGCCAACCTTTAAAAAGCCTGCCAACCAATGCTCCTAAGTCTTGAAACCAACCCATTTGGATTGAACAGGTAGATCTTTATCATATATATCAGCTTTTTGTATAATGATGGGTAATTGTTTATGATGCATCCCACATGCGGGGTTTGAGCTACAAAATGATAGCtcaagaaagttataatgaggACAACTGAAGAAGCTGATTGAATATCTTATACACAGGCTCAAGGGAACGAAAAACAATTAATTCATTTCTTGGATATTGCAAAATCAGTTTTCTAGCCCCCAATGTGCTTTGTTGATATTAGTCAAGTGTGACTGCTATGTAAATATCAATATTCCTAGTCGCTTTTCATCTCCTTGATAGCTGGAAGTTCTCCATTCAATACTATCTTGATTATCACTCTTTCGTCCCTTCATTGGCTTGTGTAAAAGGAGATAGACAAGATTTTTTGTGGTACACCCAAATTAGTTTAATGCTGAAGCTTTCACTTGTTTggtgtctgtgtgtgtgtgtataggtAGTTGGCTGTGGGCAGGGGAGTgctgaggaataatcccacattgactgtggacaaggtcttgggcatgtttataagcaatgagcaatcctctcttatacaaccggttttatgagatgagttaggcccatgaatttcattatggtatcagagcctgccacagaaCGAATGTGGGCttacactacttaccccgtgacaaggatcagaaaaaatactggcctgcacgtgggggagggtgttgaggaataatcccacattgactgtggacaaggtcttgggcatatttataagcaatgagcaatcctctcttatacaaccggttttatgagatgagttaggcccatgaatttcattaGGGAGAAATTTTAGTTCTTTGCTACCCGTCCCCCAAAAAAGAGGTTACTTTacttgctcaaaaaagaaaatatgcaaaACTGCCACATTATAACTATAATGAGAGGACAATTTATAGCAACCTCGTAAGTCATGTTATCAGGATCAACGTTGTCTTGCCATGTGACCTGCAACAATATACATGGAAGATAAAATGTTTACTTAGCTTTTGGCATCAGGACTGTGAAGATTCTACCCCTAAAGTGGCAGTTGCGATTGAAAAGAAATAAGTACATAAGAATCCAATATAAACAACAGAAATTTATAGAAATGTGATTATTAGTGCGATAATTCCAATGacaaagaaatttatatattattacttatccaaaaaaaaaaaaaaaaaatccaatgacAAAGATAGGAAGGAAGAGAAGTTGCTGAGAAACTTGGGATGCATGAATGGTGATGCTGCAAGTAGAGAGGGAGTTAGTTAGCGATATTAGCTTGTATTTGCTTTGAGAGCCTTAAGAAGGGTATTTGGATGATCCAGAACCCCGACCACTAAAGGCTCATTGCTCCTTATGGGCTACACTACTGCACTCCCCATCAACGTTAATTCCATCTACTTTTAGACCCAAAACCCAACTATTTCTAATAAACCTACTACATCCCGGACTTCCAGACGGGGAAGCAGGGAATTTGAGCCAGTTTTGGCAGCAACTCCATGCATAAAGACATAAtgatttcaatttcttttttggattGCCTAatgcacaatatatttttagtattcTGCATGTGTGACTCTGTACATATGCACGGCGATGTGTGAAACTTCTCAAACCCAGATGTAATACGTTAGCATAAACTGGCACCAGTGAGAagcaatcataaaaaaataaaataaaataaaataaaggaaaaaaggcAGAATCAGCAAGCAAGGTTCCAACCTGAGAGCTATTGTTATTATGATGAGTTGGACTGCCtgtaaaaataaagattaattgAGTATTAGATTACGAAAGTAACTAtcataatttatgatcaatGCTTATAAAATTGAACACAATAGCTACTCTTAAATGAATAAAGACGAGCTTCTCCTGAACTAACATTCTTCAGGAATAGAATGCACACCCATGAC contains:
- the LOC109001533 gene encoding E3 ubiquitin-protein ligase BIG BROTHER isoform X5, producing MEDDGHMVQRAIESAYWSMNMNSYKFGFSAPGSTYYGHYEASDHLPRMEVSRGDWEYPSTMNQEHASTDSQSEGDAVMGVHSIPEECSPTHHNNNSSQVTWQDNVDPDNMTYEELLDLGDVVGTQSRGLSHELISLLPTSKYKFKNFFSTKKSRERCVICQMRYKRGDRQIKLPCKHVYHSECISKWLSINKICPICNTEVFGDESRR
- the LOC109001533 gene encoding E3 ubiquitin-protein ligase BIG BROTHER isoform X2 — its product is MNGNGQMEVHYINTGFPYTVTESFMNFFEGLTHVPINYGHTLPTHDQESAYWSMNMNSYKFGFSAPGSTYYGHYEASDHLPRMEVSRGDWEYPSTMNQEHASTDSQSEGDAVMGSPTHHNNNSSQVTWQDNVDPDNMTYEELLDLGDVVGTQSRGLSHELISLLPTSKYKFKNFFSTKKSRERCVICQMRYKRGDRQIKLPCKHVYHSECISKWLSINKICPICNTEVFGDESRR
- the LOC109001533 gene encoding E3 ubiquitin-protein ligase BIG BROTHER isoform X1 — encoded protein: MNGNGQMEVHYINTGFPYTVTESFMNFFEGLTHVPINYGHTLPTHDQESAYWSMNMNSYKFGFSAPGSTYYGHYEASDHLPRMEVSRGDWEYPSTMNQEHASTDSQSEGDAVMGVHSIPEECSPTHHNNNSSQVTWQDNVDPDNMTYEELLDLGDVVGTQSRGLSHELISLLPTSKYKFKNFFSTKKSRERCVICQMRYKRGDRQIKLPCKHVYHSECISKWLSINKICPICNTEVFGDESRR
- the LOC109001533 gene encoding E3 ubiquitin-protein ligase BIG BROTHER isoform X3; amino-acid sequence: MNGNGQMEVHYINTGFPYTVTESFMNFFEGLTHVPINYGHTLPTHDQESAYWSMNMNSYKFGFSAPGSTYYGHYEASDHLPRMEVSRGDWEYPSTMNQEHASTDSQSEGDAVMGVHSIPEECSPTHHNNNSSQELLDLGDVVGTQSRGLSHELISLLPTSKYKFKNFFSTKKSRERCVICQMRYKRGDRQIKLPCKHVYHSECISKWLSINKICPICNTEVFGDESRR
- the LOC109001533 gene encoding E3 ubiquitin-protein ligase BIG BROTHER isoform X4, with amino-acid sequence MNGNGQMEVHYINTGFPYTVTESFMNFFEGLTHVPINYGHTLPTHDQESAYWSMNMNSYKFGFSAPGSTYYGHYEASDHLPRMEVSRGDWEYPSTMNQEHASTDSQSEGDAVMGSPTHHNNNSSQELLDLGDVVGTQSRGLSHELISLLPTSKYKFKNFFSTKKSRERCVICQMRYKRGDRQIKLPCKHVYHSECISKWLSINKICPICNTEVFGDESRR